From Roseburia hominis, the proteins below share one genomic window:
- a CDS encoding gamma-glutamylcyclotransferase family protein, with the protein MRKLYLAYGSNMDEEQMAERCPEAKLVGASVVEDYCLLFKGSARGIYATIEQKTGGRLPVLVWEISENDEKSLDEYEDYPVLYYKEDIPVPLNGKVESTMAYIMVADQTFGVPSAEYYDVLRRAYQKFEFPMDILTEAYEVSKAQMA; encoded by the coding sequence ATGAGAAAATTATATCTTGCATATGGCAGTAATATGGACGAGGAACAAATGGCAGAGCGCTGTCCGGAGGCGAAATTAGTGGGAGCTTCCGTGGTAGAAGATTATTGCCTATTGTTCAAAGGCTCCGCGCGGGGAATCTATGCTACCATAGAACAAAAGACAGGAGGAAGACTCCCGGTGCTTGTGTGGGAAATCTCGGAAAATGATGAGAAGAGCCTGGACGAGTACGAAGATTATCCGGTTCTTTACTACAAGGAGGACATACCGGTCCCTCTAAATGGGAAGGTGGAGAGTACCATGGCATATATCATGGTAGCAGACCAGACATTTGGCGTTCCAAGTGCAGAGTATTATGATGTGCTGCGGCGTGCATATCAGAAGTTTGAATTCCCGATGGATATTCTGACAGAGGCGTATGAAGTCAGCAAAGCGCAAATGGCATAA
- a CDS encoding GNAT family protein: MIGFVKSDSMKIAVLKEQESQLSSKERLQKEIGEPDVLAFDIFEEDTLIGFAALRKFAEGRFFLWNYAIDSRYQNQHCGTKALKELICLLQTQWKMQVMTTTYICGNEKARHVYEKIGFVETDRVNEPGCHEVNMIYVCESEVRNGAHGNSDRKYNLSM, encoded by the coding sequence ATGATAGGATTTGTCAAGTCGGATTCTATGAAAATTGCTGTTTTAAAAGAACAGGAGAGCCAGCTTTCGTCGAAAGAGAGACTGCAAAAGGAAATAGGAGAGCCAGATGTACTCGCATTTGACATTTTTGAGGAAGATACGTTGATTGGATTTGCGGCATTAAGAAAATTTGCGGAGGGCAGATTTTTCCTGTGGAATTATGCTATAGACAGCAGATATCAGAATCAGCATTGTGGTACAAAGGCCTTGAAAGAATTAATTTGCCTGCTGCAGACACAATGGAAAATGCAGGTTATGACGACAACATATATTTGCGGAAATGAAAAGGCCAGGCATGTATATGAGAAAATCGGGTTTGTGGAGACGGACAGGGTGAATGAACCAGGCTGCCATGAAGTCAATATGATTTATGTATGCGAGTCTGAGGTTAGGAATGGTGCCCATGGCAATTCAGATAGGAAATATAATTTATCTATGTGA
- a CDS encoding TIM-barrel domain-containing protein: MNQRIAETGAVIQGERYRFTVLTPQMIRLEYQKDGKFVDALSQRVQNRRFPVPQYEVRDLENSLEIKTEYLHLKYNKQEFAANGLSIAVKVEGYVQTWHYGDEIEDLKGTARTLDQADGAIPLEAGLISRGGFTVLDDSKSILLTEDGWVAAREQEGPDLYFFGYGHEYEKCLKDFYRLCGETPLIPRFALGNWWSRYYKYTQEEYQKLISRFEEEEIPLSVAVIDMDWHLVDIDPAYGSGWTGYTWNEELFPDYRGFLKWLHRHHLKVSLNVHPADGVRAFEKQYPEMARAMGMDPGKKETVGFDLTNRELMKAHFDVICHPYEEDGVDFWWLDWQQGTLTQMEGLDPLWMLNHLYYQDSCRKRKRGMTFSRYAGIGSHRYPIGFSGDTVVSWESLDFQPYFTATASNAGYGWWSHDIGGHMFGYRDEELTTRWVQLGVFSPILRLHSTCNVYIHKEPWLFHATYRETMGRYLRLRHELIPYLYSMNVLASRDGQPLVRPMYYQNPRRREAYEVPNEYYFGTELLACPITQKSDETGLACFQAWLPEGKWIDIFNGRIYEGNRCLTLVRDVEQIPVLSKAGGIVPYAVLTEEENGVENPSGLRVQIFAGNDGSFHLYEDNDDNGRWTDTCLAWDWNGKKLTIHGAKGALQGIPERRSWELQFVGITESKTVQASIDGNEIEAKWTYDGKRNVLSVHISEVPCVSELTVRLSKETEMAENHIPEQMEELFGKVDMVKYDDMWKIYELMQRNASVSVMLSTLECMEMPKRARLAVQEILLA; this comes from the coding sequence ATGAATCAGCGGATAGCAGAGACAGGAGCAGTGATTCAAGGAGAACGATATCGTTTCACGGTGCTGACGCCGCAGATGATCCGATTGGAATATCAGAAAGATGGTAAATTTGTAGATGCATTGTCTCAGCGGGTGCAGAACAGGCGGTTTCCGGTACCGCAGTATGAAGTGCGCGATCTGGAAAATAGTTTGGAGATCAAAACAGAGTATCTTCATTTAAAATACAACAAGCAGGAATTTGCCGCAAATGGGCTGAGCATAGCGGTAAAAGTAGAAGGGTATGTCCAGACCTGGCATTACGGTGATGAGATAGAGGATTTAAAAGGAACGGCTCGAACGCTGGATCAGGCCGACGGTGCGATTCCGCTTGAAGCAGGACTCATTTCGCGGGGAGGATTTACGGTACTGGACGACAGCAAGTCGATTTTGCTCACGGAAGACGGCTGGGTGGCGGCCCGCGAGCAGGAAGGGCCGGATCTGTATTTCTTCGGATATGGGCATGAGTACGAGAAATGTTTGAAGGATTTTTATCGGCTCTGCGGGGAAACCCCGTTGATTCCAAGATTTGCTCTGGGAAATTGGTGGAGCCGTTATTATAAATATACACAGGAAGAGTATCAGAAGCTGATCAGCCGGTTTGAGGAGGAGGAGATACCGCTTTCTGTGGCGGTAATCGATATGGACTGGCATCTGGTGGACATTGATCCGGCATATGGTTCCGGCTGGACCGGATATACCTGGAATGAAGAGTTGTTCCCGGACTACAGGGGATTTCTGAAATGGTTACATAGGCATCATTTGAAGGTCAGTTTGAATGTGCACCCGGCAGACGGGGTTCGGGCGTTTGAAAAGCAGTATCCCGAGATGGCAAGGGCGATGGGGATGGATCCCGGGAAAAAAGAGACGGTGGGGTTTGATCTGACGAATCGGGAACTCATGAAAGCGCATTTTGATGTTATTTGTCACCCGTATGAAGAAGACGGGGTGGATTTTTGGTGGTTGGATTGGCAGCAGGGAACGCTGACGCAGATGGAAGGACTCGACCCGTTGTGGATGCTCAATCATCTGTATTATCAGGATAGCTGCCGGAAGAGAAAGCGCGGCATGACATTTTCCCGGTATGCGGGGATTGGAAGCCACAGATATCCAATCGGATTTTCGGGCGATACGGTGGTGTCCTGGGAATCATTGGATTTTCAGCCGTATTTTACGGCTACGGCAAGTAATGCGGGGTATGGCTGGTGGAGCCACGATATCGGTGGGCATATGTTCGGGTATCGGGATGAGGAGCTTACGACCCGCTGGGTGCAGCTTGGCGTATTCTCGCCGATTTTGCGGCTGCATAGCACCTGTAATGTCTATATTCATAAGGAACCGTGGCTGTTTCACGCGACTTATCGTGAGACGATGGGGCGGTATCTGCGCCTCCGCCATGAGCTGATTCCATATTTATACAGTATGAATGTACTGGCATCCAGAGATGGGCAGCCTCTGGTAAGGCCGATGTATTATCAGAATCCCCGGAGGCGCGAGGCTTATGAAGTGCCGAATGAGTATTATTTTGGCACGGAGCTTTTGGCGTGTCCGATCACGCAAAAGAGCGACGAGACCGGGCTGGCATGTTTTCAGGCGTGGCTTCCTGAGGGAAAATGGATTGATATTTTTAACGGAAGAATTTACGAGGGAAATCGCTGTCTGACACTGGTACGTGACGTGGAACAGATTCCGGTTCTTTCGAAAGCCGGTGGAATCGTCCCTTATGCAGTGCTTACGGAGGAGGAAAATGGAGTAGAAAATCCGTCCGGGCTTCGAGTGCAGATTTTTGCGGGAAATGATGGAAGTTTCCATTTATATGAAGATAACGATGACAATGGAAGGTGGACTGATACGTGCCTTGCGTGGGACTGGAACGGGAAGAAGCTGACCATTCACGGCGCAAAAGGAGCTTTGCAGGGGATTCCGGAGCGCCGAAGCTGGGAACTGCAATTTGTGGGAATCACGGAATCAAAGACAGTGCAGGCTTCGATAGATGGAAATGAGATAGAGGCCAAGTGGACTTATGATGGGAAGCGGAATGTGCTGTCGGTTCATATTTCGGAGGTGCCTTGTGTTTCGGAACTGACTGTCAGGCTTTCGAAAGAGACTGAGATGGCGGAAAATCATATACCGGAGCAGATGGAAGAACTGTTTGGGAAGGTCGATATGGTGAAATATGACGATATGTGGAAGATTTATGAATTAATGCAGAGAAATGCGTCGGTTTCTGTGATGTTATCTACCCTGGAGTGTATGGAAATGCCGAAGCGGGCCAGGCTGGCAGTGCAGGAGATTTTACTCGCGTAG
- the rsmH gene encoding 16S rRNA (cytosine(1402)-N(4))-methyltransferase RsmH, giving the protein MENQEKVHKRRVRYSGTHPKTFKEKYKELQPEKYADTISKVIQKGSTPAGMHISIMVQEILDFLAIRPGQTGLDATLGYGGHTREMLQCLEGKGHIYALDVDPIESAKTKERLEKQGYGEEILTVQLQNFANIDQVAAQAGKKFDFVLADLGVSSMQIDNPDRGFSYKVEGPLDLRMNPEKGESAAQRLRNISQEELKGMLIENADEPYADEIARAVAKHLKRGQKIETTTQLRQVIEEALHIVPEAERKEAVKKSCQRTFQALRIDVNSEFEVLYEFLGKLPDVLAPGGRVAILTFHSGEDRLVKKSFKQMKKAGIYSEISEDVIRPSAEECARNGRARSTKMRWAIRA; this is encoded by the coding sequence ATGGAAAATCAAGAAAAAGTTCATAAACGCCGCGTACGCTATTCCGGTACACACCCGAAGACGTTCAAGGAAAAATATAAAGAATTGCAGCCCGAAAAATATGCGGACACCATTTCCAAAGTGATTCAAAAAGGCAGTACGCCGGCGGGAATGCATATTTCTATCATGGTGCAGGAAATCCTGGATTTTCTCGCGATCAGGCCGGGGCAGACCGGGCTGGATGCGACCTTGGGATACGGCGGGCATACGCGGGAAATGCTGCAGTGCCTGGAAGGGAAAGGGCATATCTATGCGTTAGACGTAGACCCTATCGAATCGGCGAAGACGAAGGAGCGTTTGGAAAAACAGGGATATGGGGAAGAAATTTTAACGGTTCAATTACAGAATTTTGCCAATATTGATCAGGTGGCTGCTCAGGCGGGAAAGAAGTTTGATTTTGTGCTGGCTGATTTGGGAGTGTCTTCTATGCAGATTGACAATCCGGACCGGGGATTTTCCTATAAAGTAGAAGGCCCGCTAGATCTCAGGATGAATCCGGAGAAAGGGGAGAGTGCCGCGCAGCGTCTTCGGAATATCAGTCAGGAAGAGCTGAAAGGAATGTTGATTGAAAATGCAGACGAGCCCTATGCGGATGAGATTGCAAGGGCGGTGGCGAAGCATTTAAAGAGAGGGCAGAAGATCGAGACGACAACGCAGTTAAGACAGGTGATTGAAGAAGCCCTGCATATAGTTCCGGAGGCGGAGCGAAAAGAGGCAGTCAAAAAATCCTGCCAGAGAACGTTTCAGGCGCTTAGAATTGATGTGAATAGTGAGTTTGAAGTATTGTACGAATTTCTGGGGAAATTGCCGGATGTTTTGGCTCCGGGAGGACGTGTGGCGATTTTGACCTTCCACTCAGGAGAGGACCGGCTGGTGAAGAAATCATTCAAACAGATGAAAAAGGCCGGAATTTACAGTGAGATTTCGGAGGACGTTATCCGTCCCTCGGCGGAGGAATGCGCAAGAAATGGCCGGGCGCGGTCCACGAAGATGCGCTGGGCAATCCGGGCTTAG
- a CDS encoding aspartate dehydrogenase gives MFRIFRKKEIVKKDYDRENQKPVIHCSICTGEQVAGFKDLHTGKFQDIMLIRNDEDLRKFKEMYGVDEITKEY, from the coding sequence ATGTTTCGTATATTTAGGAAAAAAGAGATTGTGAAAAAGGATTATGATAGAGAAAATCAGAAGCCGGTCATTCACTGCAGCATCTGTACAGGAGAGCAGGTGGCAGGATTTAAGGACTTGCATACTGGGAAATTTCAGGATATTATGTTGATACGTAATGATGAAGATTTGAGGAAATTTAAAGAAATGTATGGGGTGGACGAGATAACGAAGGAATATTAG